In Phyllobacterium zundukense, one DNA window encodes the following:
- a CDS encoding ATP-binding cassette domain-containing protein: MTTPILELRHVDKSFGPIDVLHDISLKVHAGEVLCLLGDNGAGKSTLIKAMAGVFKPSSGELLMDGKPVEFRGPRDAQEAGISTVHQFGGTFPLMSIGRSFFIGVEPTKGFGPFKIYDRKKANEIAVKAVQEFGITRIDDGDRLIGGLSGGERQSLAIARAVHFGARVLILDEPTAALGVKEAAHVLRIVLEARRRGLAVIFITHQVTHAMTVGDHFAVLIRGAVAADFRKGERSREEITDLMAGGEAMAELEAEIEGHLTAQHNPPAA, translated from the coding sequence ATGACCACTCCAATTTTGGAATTACGCCACGTCGACAAGTCCTTCGGCCCGATCGATGTGCTTCACGATATCTCTCTCAAGGTGCATGCAGGTGAGGTGCTCTGCCTTCTCGGTGATAATGGCGCAGGCAAATCAACGCTGATCAAGGCCATGGCTGGCGTCTTCAAGCCCAGTTCCGGCGAGCTGCTGATGGATGGCAAACCCGTCGAGTTTCGCGGCCCGCGCGATGCCCAGGAGGCCGGGATTTCGACGGTGCATCAGTTCGGCGGCACTTTCCCGCTTATGTCGATCGGCCGATCCTTTTTCATCGGTGTCGAGCCGACCAAAGGCTTCGGCCCGTTCAAGATTTACGACCGGAAAAAGGCCAACGAGATTGCCGTCAAGGCTGTGCAGGAATTCGGCATCACCCGCATAGATGACGGCGACCGGCTGATCGGCGGTTTGTCGGGTGGCGAGCGCCAATCGCTGGCAATCGCCCGGGCCGTACACTTCGGAGCCAGGGTACTGATCCTTGATGAGCCTACCGCGGCACTTGGTGTCAAGGAAGCGGCACACGTCCTGCGGATCGTGCTGGAGGCACGTCGGCGTGGCCTCGCTGTGATCTTTATCACCCATCAGGTGACGCATGCGATGACCGTCGGCGACCATTTTGCGGTGCTGATCCGTGGCGCGGTTGCCGCCGATTTCCGCAAAGGCGAAAGGTCCCGCGAAGAAATCACCGATCTGATGGCAGGCGGCGAAGCCATGGCGGAACTCGAGGCTGAGATCGAAGGCCATCTCACAGCACAACACAATCCTCCCGCGGCTTGA